In the genome of Halapricum salinum, one region contains:
- a CDS encoding pyridoxamine 5'-phosphate oxidase family protein — MGTRQYSDLSDDERDEVLGRNEEGVLALASGDDPYAIPVSYGYDGVEHRFYFQLVSNDDSEKQRFLGATTPARLVVTEQRDGGYTSVVADGTLTRLFRDELSVEEIYQYGGSKRPLLEAWGEDEDVELYELDPETLTGRRFEIDLRRD; from the coding sequence ATGGGCACTCGACAGTACAGCGACCTCAGCGACGACGAACGCGACGAGGTGCTCGGACGGAACGAAGAGGGCGTGCTCGCGCTGGCCAGCGGTGACGACCCCTACGCGATCCCCGTCTCCTATGGATACGACGGAGTCGAGCACCGGTTTTACTTCCAGCTGGTGAGCAACGACGACAGCGAGAAGCAGCGCTTTCTCGGCGCGACGACGCCGGCCCGGCTGGTCGTGACCGAGCAACGCGACGGGGGCTACACCAGCGTGGTCGCCGACGGCACGCTGACGAGGCTCTTCCGGGACGAACTCTCGGTCGAAGAGATCTACCAGTACGGCGGCTCGAAGCGGCCGCTCCTGGAGGCCTGGGGCGAAGACGAGGACGTCGAGCTGTACGAACTCGACCCCGAAACGCTGACGGGTCGGCGATTCGAGATCGATCTCAGACGAGATTGA
- a CDS encoding transcription factor S gives MQFCEECGSMMKTEGDVWVCGSCGHEQPKGDSDAEQFVSTEKQSDDDVIETEEGANFEGKPTAKDVVCDECGHTEAWYTIKQTGSADEPPTRFFKCQECGHRWREYN, from the coding sequence ATGCAATTCTGCGAAGAGTGCGGCTCGATGATGAAGACAGAGGGCGACGTGTGGGTCTGTGGCTCGTGTGGGCACGAACAGCCCAAGGGCGACAGCGACGCCGAGCAGTTCGTCTCGACGGAGAAACAGAGCGACGACGACGTCATCGAAACGGAGGAAGGCGCGAACTTCGAAGGCAAACCGACGGCCAAGGACGTCGTCTGTGACGAGTGCGGCCACACCGAAGCCTGGTACACGATCAAACAGACCGGCTCTGCGGACGAACCGCCCACTCGATTCTTCAAGTGCCAGGAGTGCGGCCACCGCTGGCGCGAGTACAACTGA
- a CDS encoding calcium/sodium antiporter yields the protein MAPLALETVIVLATIGGLWLGARLLVDGASALAARLGVSRLVIGLTVVAFGTSMPEFAVTTEAALAGRGDIAVGNVVGSNVFNLGFVLGITALLGTLDRTRRLVHRDGFVLVLASIALLVVLWDGQLSRLEGGVFMAGLVAYLLVLVRSGAIATVAEPADPTNPAVDAARLAGGLVFVVVSARLLIDSASTIAAAAGISEWAIGVTVVAAGTSTPELVTALVAARRGQSGLSVGSLLGSDLFNVLGVLGLAGLLQPLAVSSEATWSVVWLLGTVLLVVALLWTGRQLTRLEGAALLVLAGIRWAINLV from the coding sequence ATGGCACCGCTCGCGCTCGAGACCGTAATCGTGCTCGCGACGATCGGCGGGCTCTGGCTCGGCGCGCGGTTGCTCGTCGACGGCGCGTCCGCGCTGGCCGCCCGGCTCGGCGTCAGCCGGCTCGTGATCGGGTTGACCGTCGTCGCTTTCGGTACGTCGATGCCCGAATTTGCGGTGACGACCGAGGCCGCCCTCGCCGGGCGCGGGGACATCGCCGTCGGTAACGTCGTCGGCTCGAACGTGTTCAACCTCGGGTTCGTTCTCGGGATAACGGCGCTGCTCGGGACGCTCGATCGGACGCGGCGGCTGGTCCACCGCGACGGATTCGTTCTCGTGCTCGCCTCGATCGCCCTTCTCGTCGTCCTCTGGGACGGCCAGCTCTCGCGGCTCGAAGGCGGCGTGTTCATGGCCGGATTGGTCGCGTACCTGCTCGTGCTCGTCCGTAGCGGCGCGATCGCGACTGTCGCCGAGCCCGCCGACCCCACGAATCCGGCCGTCGACGCCGCCCGACTGGCCGGCGGGCTCGTGTTCGTCGTCGTCAGTGCCCGACTGTTGATCGACAGCGCCTCGACCATCGCGGCCGCGGCGGGAATCTCCGAGTGGGCGATCGGGGTCACGGTCGTCGCCGCCGGGACGTCGACGCCGGAACTGGTGACGGCGCTCGTGGCCGCGCGACGCGGCCAGTCGGGGCTGTCGGTCGGGAGTCTCCTCGGCAGCGACCTGTTCAACGTCCTCGGCGTCCTCGGGCTGGCGGGCTTGCTACAGCCGCTCGCCGTCTCCTCGGAGGCGACCTGGAGCGTGGTCTGGTTGCTCGGGACCGTCCTGCTGGTCGTCGCGCTGCTGTGGACTGGCCGGCAGTTGACCCGGCTGGAGGGGGCGGCGTTGCTCGTCCTCGCCGGGATCCGCTGGGCGATCAATCTCGTCTGA
- a CDS encoding magnesium transporter — MAEAEAAVDLQQTLALSPAPADEFATLSRSRQRDVFFTLPEPVREDLVADMDREQLRRFVGNLDPDEATDVLGYAPEAVREDVLSHLDANRREKVSYLLSFDPESAAGLMDVDYVTVDAEDSFQAVADRVQRFERRTGRFPTIFVLDGRELLGELKGATLAMTERDSERLVDYVEEIPSIRYDREDEDVLEVFRENRDRTVAVLDEDEEIVGVIHADDLLTVVEEAAGETLYEFTGVDEEESALDGPLAKVGHRYKWLILNLGTGFLAAAVVGLFEATIASIAVLAAYMPIVAGMGGNAGTQAMAVTVRGISQGQVTLATGKRVIFNEVLAGAVNGLITGALVAVIATAFSSAEFGVLLGAVIGVSMVANLVIAGFFGALIPLVLDRAGQDPATSATIFITTATDVLGFLVFLGLAQVVLL, encoded by the coding sequence ATGGCCGAGGCCGAAGCCGCCGTCGATCTCCAGCAGACACTGGCGCTCTCTCCCGCCCCTGCCGACGAATTCGCGACGCTCTCGCGAAGCCGACAGCGCGACGTCTTCTTCACCCTGCCCGAACCCGTCCGGGAAGACCTCGTCGCAGACATGGACCGCGAGCAGCTCCGGCGGTTCGTCGGCAATCTCGACCCCGACGAGGCGACCGACGTGCTGGGCTACGCTCCCGAGGCCGTCCGCGAGGACGTTCTCTCGCACCTCGACGCGAACCGCCGCGAGAAGGTGAGCTACCTCCTGTCGTTCGATCCCGAGAGCGCCGCAGGGCTGATGGACGTCGACTACGTGACCGTCGACGCCGAGGACTCGTTTCAGGCGGTCGCCGACCGCGTCCAGCGCTTCGAGCGCCGGACCGGGCGCTTCCCCACGATCTTCGTCCTCGACGGCCGGGAACTGCTCGGCGAACTCAAGGGCGCGACGCTGGCGATGACCGAACGCGACTCCGAACGACTCGTCGACTACGTCGAGGAGATTCCGTCCATCCGCTACGATCGCGAGGACGAGGACGTGCTCGAAGTCTTTCGGGAGAACCGCGACCGCACCGTCGCGGTGCTGGACGAGGACGAGGAGATCGTGGGCGTCATCCACGCCGACGACCTCCTCACCGTCGTCGAGGAGGCCGCCGGCGAAACCCTCTACGAGTTCACCGGCGTCGACGAGGAGGAGAGCGCGCTGGACGGCCCGCTGGCGAAGGTCGGCCACCGCTACAAGTGGCTGATACTCAACCTCGGGACAGGCTTTCTCGCCGCGGCAGTGGTCGGCCTCTTCGAGGCGACCATCGCGAGTATCGCCGTGCTGGCGGCGTACATGCCCATTGTCGCCGGGATGGGTGGCAACGCCGGCACGCAGGCGATGGCCGTCACCGTCCGCGGGATCTCCCAGGGCCAGGTGACGCTCGCCACGGGCAAGCGCGTGATCTTCAACGAGGTCCTCGCCGGGGCCGTCAACGGACTCATCACTGGAGCACTCGTGGCCGTCATCGCGACCGCCTTCTCCTCGGCGGAATTCGGCGTCCTGCTGGGCGCGGTCATCGGCGTCTCGATGGTCGCCAACCTCGTCATCGCGGGCTTTTTCGGCGCGCTCATCCCCCTCGTTCTGGATCGCGCCGGCCAGGACCCGGCGACGTCGGCGACCATCTTCATCACGACCGCGACGGACGTGCTCGGCTTCCTGGTCTTCCTCGGACTGGCCCAGGTCGTGTTGCTGTAG
- a CDS encoding alpha-amylase family glycosyl hydrolase, producing MPTPDPAGGHHPGPPRFVHVDEQIVDPIFVDGHHGLDRDNLAPSLAGEPRRDPDPYDADAFTWSLVESPEGSEATVEFAPKPYDDVAQYDHGDHHTAEFQPDVPGTYVFELDAPDGTHHQTVRALPEAPDDAGGPPRLAIEGHYDAESEEFVLDADAERSPTSNAFREDLRVEWLPEDDSGLDPTDVTVEESNLADEGTDDRVLTGHRLRVPADALDGPTRLFAAPYDGQVLGNVDEVVLDPETETTDLPNRPPEWLDDAVIYEIFTRSFEGTPGGTDFDFLTSKVPYLDDLGIDVVWLTPIVPAWSAQIDNAPGGPHAYSTEDYFEVASDLGTIEEYERFVETCHDHDIRVCFDLVINHAGWTNEQFQDTIAELGEDTGDEYVLPNVEAWDTESKYFDWFDRRADATDTDAAPAATYFFGTRLQPNLNYGNMALREHVMAAVEYWAPKVDAFRCDIAWGVPHSFWKEVRRRVRAEDTEFMLLDETIPRLPSFAESEFDAHFDTTGFMHSAHAVARGDRPASDLVRAIEKRYIDGFPTFTRILNTTENHDERRLYYEAETEGHRENVAKAQRAAVAAAFTLPGVPFILYGQERLVGEHGTPRESAFDEDDPRTDDDVRVDPYKRAFMNWKEYPEDHFAFYERLIDTYHELDVLHPSADLAQAPSQGGDPDDVLVFGRESDDQSVVVVINFGDGTAAVDLRNAVDPCNHFTGENCETDGPDHVTRVEVETLGIFETPGVLGPSHRP from the coding sequence ATGCCCACTCCAGACCCCGCCGGGGGCCACCATCCAGGTCCGCCCCGGTTCGTCCACGTCGACGAGCAGATCGTCGATCCGATCTTCGTCGACGGCCACCACGGCCTCGACCGTGACAACCTCGCGCCGTCGCTCGCTGGCGAGCCGCGACGTGATCCCGATCCCTACGACGCCGACGCCTTCACGTGGTCGCTCGTCGAGTCACCCGAGGGCAGCGAGGCGACAGTCGAGTTCGCCCCGAAACCCTACGACGACGTCGCCCAGTACGACCACGGCGACCACCACACCGCCGAGTTCCAGCCCGACGTGCCCGGGACGTACGTCTTCGAACTGGACGCCCCGGACGGAACCCACCACCAGACCGTCCGCGCGCTCCCGGAAGCACCCGACGACGCCGGCGGGCCGCCACGACTCGCGATCGAGGGCCACTACGACGCCGAGAGTGAGGAATTCGTCCTCGACGCCGACGCCGAGCGATCACCGACGAGCAACGCCTTCCGCGAGGACCTGCGCGTCGAGTGGCTCCCCGAGGACGACTCGGGGCTCGATCCGACCGACGTGACGGTCGAGGAATCGAATCTCGCCGACGAAGGCACGGACGACCGCGTGCTCACCGGCCACCGACTCCGCGTCCCCGCCGACGCACTCGACGGTCCCACGCGGCTGTTCGCCGCGCCCTACGACGGGCAGGTGCTGGGCAACGTCGACGAGGTGGTCCTCGACCCGGAAACCGAAACCACCGATCTCCCGAACCGGCCCCCGGAGTGGCTCGACGACGCCGTGATATACGAGATCTTCACGCGCTCGTTCGAGGGTACACCCGGGGGAACGGACTTCGACTTCCTGACTTCGAAAGTGCCCTACCTCGACGACCTGGGGATCGACGTGGTGTGGCTGACCCCCATCGTCCCCGCCTGGTCGGCCCAGATCGACAACGCCCCCGGCGGCCCCCACGCCTACTCCACGGAGGACTACTTCGAGGTCGCGTCCGACCTGGGGACGATCGAGGAGTACGAGCGCTTCGTCGAGACCTGCCACGACCACGACATCAGGGTGTGTTTCGACCTGGTGATCAACCACGCCGGCTGGACGAACGAACAGTTCCAGGACACGATCGCCGAGCTGGGCGAGGACACCGGCGACGAGTACGTCCTGCCGAACGTCGAGGCGTGGGACACGGAGTCGAAATACTTCGACTGGTTCGACCGCCGCGCGGACGCGACTGACACCGACGCCGCGCCCGCCGCGACGTACTTCTTCGGGACGCGTCTCCAGCCCAACCTCAACTACGGCAACATGGCGCTGCGCGAGCACGTCATGGCCGCCGTCGAGTACTGGGCTCCCAAGGTCGACGCCTTCCGCTGTGACATCGCCTGGGGCGTCCCCCACAGCTTCTGGAAGGAAGTCCGCCGTCGCGTCCGCGCCGAGGACACCGAGTTCATGCTGCTCGACGAGACCATCCCTCGGCTCCCCTCGTTTGCCGAATCGGAGTTCGACGCCCACTTCGACACGACCGGGTTCATGCACTCGGCCCACGCCGTCGCTCGCGGGGATCGGCCCGCCAGCGACCTCGTCCGGGCGATCGAGAAGCGCTACATCGACGGCTTCCCCACGTTCACGCGGATTCTCAATACCACCGAGAACCACGACGAGCGCCGCCTCTACTACGAGGCCGAGACCGAGGGCCACCGCGAGAACGTCGCCAAAGCCCAGCGCGCCGCGGTCGCCGCCGCGTTCACGCTGCCCGGCGTCCCCTTCATCCTCTACGGGCAGGAGCGACTCGTCGGCGAGCACGGTACCCCCCGCGAGAGCGCCTTCGACGAGGACGACCCACGTACTGACGACGACGTCAGGGTCGACCCCTACAAGCGTGCGTTCATGAACTGGAAGGAGTATCCCGAGGACCACTTCGCGTTCTACGAGCGCCTGATCGACACCTACCACGAACTGGACGTCCTGCACCCCTCGGCCGACCTCGCGCAGGCCCCCTCGCAGGGCGGCGATCCCGACGACGTGCTGGTGTTCGGCCGCGAGAGCGACGACCAGTCGGTCGTTGTCGTGATCAACTTCGGCGACGGGACGGCGGCAGTCGACCTTCGGAACGCCGTCGACCCCTGCAATCACTTCACGGGCGAGAACTGTGAGACGGACGGTCCCGATCACGTCACGCGCGTCGAGGTCGAGACGCTGGGCATCTTCGAGACGCCCGGCGTGCTCGGGCCGAGCCACCGGCCTTGA
- a CDS encoding DUF6159 family protein gives MFGIFRRLKIGFGMARRSGRVLRAHPNLLILPLLGGIAGIAFMATLFGGLFVGGFYESPGPVLYGALFVAYVIETFIASFFAAALVAATREAFHGETPTVGGAMRAAWDHKWPLLAWSVIAAIIGVIIQAIESQDNLLARILAGLFAVAWSVMTYFIVPVIVFEDESISGMFTESARTFKNTWGESIGAMGAINIVTFLLVLVGVLLGAATFLVVPGTVGILAAIAIGFTGIIFGLLIGKSLTGIAKTALYVYATENTAPEFFEDMDFSALGGEDSGSSSSRMSGGRI, from the coding sequence ATGTTCGGGATATTCAGACGGCTGAAGATCGGGTTCGGCATGGCTCGCCGGAGCGGGCGCGTCCTGCGGGCGCATCCGAACCTCCTGATCCTGCCGTTGCTCGGGGGAATCGCAGGCATCGCGTTCATGGCCACGCTGTTCGGCGGGCTGTTCGTCGGGGGTTTCTACGAGAGCCCAGGGCCGGTCCTGTACGGCGCGCTGTTCGTCGCCTACGTGATCGAGACGTTCATCGCCTCCTTCTTCGCGGCGGCGCTGGTCGCCGCGACACGGGAGGCCTTCCACGGCGAGACGCCGACCGTCGGCGGGGCGATGCGGGCCGCCTGGGACCACAAGTGGCCGCTGCTGGCGTGGTCGGTGATCGCGGCGATCATCGGCGTGATCATCCAGGCCATCGAGTCACAGGACAACCTCCTCGCCCGCATTCTGGCGGGGCTGTTCGCCGTCGCCTGGTCGGTGATGACCTACTTCATCGTCCCGGTGATCGTCTTCGAGGACGAGTCTATCTCGGGGATGTTCACAGAGAGCGCGCGGACGTTCAAGAACACCTGGGGCGAGTCCATCGGCGCGATGGGTGCGATCAACATCGTCACCTTCCTGCTCGTGCTCGTCGGCGTGCTCCTCGGGGCCGCGACGTTCCTCGTCGTCCCCGGCACAGTCGGCATCCTCGCGGCAATCGCGATCGGCTTCACCGGGATCATCTTCGGCCTGCTGATCGGCAAGTCCCTCACTGGAATCGCAAAGACCGCACTGTACGTCTACGCGACCGAGAACACTGCCCCCGAGTTCTTCGAGGACATGGACTTCTCGGCGCTGGGCGGTGAGGATAGCGGGTCGAGCAGTTCGCGGATGAGCGGCGGCCGGATCTGA
- a CDS encoding RAD55 family ATPase — MVRIPFGIRQLDTTIGGGAPPGSVVLLSGEAGAGAREFMYTSPMITGLAMADPNLFDLYYGDLPTEAELPEEVHYVSLTADESQFRDEAGRAFDDEIVDAGMEAIEYHDLSTTYFHVSPVPRAWYAERAPSIKDIRTRDDREGLLTVLGDLLNEHAAGNLVVIDSLGDVVSAIGDRAEIEWADVAYLLKGLQKAAHEWDGLILAHVNFETLSDTRHGQLVDAATGTLKFEWASGGSTLARTMVVKQFRGVLSQLESENIVRFETEFTDAGFDISDVRKIR; from the coding sequence ATGGTCCGAATCCCGTTCGGGATCCGCCAGCTCGACACGACGATCGGCGGCGGCGCACCCCCGGGCAGCGTCGTCCTGCTCTCGGGCGAAGCCGGCGCTGGCGCTCGCGAGTTCATGTACACCAGCCCGATGATCACCGGACTCGCCATGGCCGATCCCAATCTGTTCGACCTCTACTACGGCGACCTCCCGACCGAGGCCGAACTGCCCGAGGAGGTTCACTACGTCTCGCTGACTGCCGACGAGTCACAGTTTCGCGACGAGGCCGGCCGTGCCTTCGACGACGAGATCGTCGACGCCGGCATGGAAGCCATCGAGTATCACGACCTCTCGACGACGTACTTCCACGTCAGTCCGGTTCCACGAGCCTGGTACGCCGAGCGCGCCCCGTCGATCAAAGATATTCGGACCCGGGACGACCGCGAGGGGCTCCTGACTGTGCTCGGCGATCTGCTGAACGAGCACGCCGCCGGGAACCTCGTCGTGATCGACTCGCTGGGCGACGTCGTCAGCGCCATCGGCGACCGCGCCGAGATCGAGTGGGCCGACGTCGCCTACCTGCTCAAGGGCCTCCAGAAAGCCGCCCACGAGTGGGACGGGCTCATCCTCGCGCACGTCAACTTCGAGACGCTCAGCGACACCCGCCACGGCCAGCTCGTCGACGCCGCCACGGGAACCCTCAAGTTCGAGTGGGCAAGCGGCGGCTCGACGCTGGCCCGGACGATGGTCGTCAAGCAGTTCCGGGGCGTCCTCAGCCAGCTCGAATCGGAGAACATCGTCCGCTTCGAGACGGAGTTCACCGACGCCGGCTTCGACATCAGCGACGTCCGGAAGATCCGGTGA
- the thiE gene encoding thiamine phosphate synthase, with the protein MTDWNVYLVTQQRHSKGRDTREIVRAAIAGGVNVVQLREKDVPARERYELGLDLRELTRDSGVPLIVNDRVDIAQAIDADGVHLGDEDLPVEVARDLLGEDAIVGRSVSFVEDAREAERAGADYLGVGAIYATGSKDDIDDEEHAIGLDRLESICEAVSIPVVGIGGVDASNAAMVAATGADGVAVITAITGATDPEAATRALGDAVETGRRR; encoded by the coding sequence ATGACCGACTGGAACGTCTACCTCGTCACCCAGCAGCGCCACTCGAAGGGGCGAGACACCCGCGAGATCGTCCGGGCTGCCATCGCTGGCGGCGTCAACGTCGTGCAGTTGCGTGAGAAGGACGTGCCCGCCAGAGAGCGCTACGAACTCGGGCTCGATCTTCGGGAACTGACCCGCGATTCCGGTGTCCCCCTGATCGTCAACGACCGCGTGGATATCGCGCAGGCCATCGACGCCGACGGCGTCCATCTGGGCGACGAGGACCTGCCGGTCGAGGTGGCCCGCGACCTGCTGGGCGAGGACGCCATCGTCGGCCGATCGGTGTCGTTCGTCGAGGACGCTCGCGAGGCCGAACGGGCGGGCGCGGACTACCTCGGCGTGGGTGCGATCTACGCGACCGGATCGAAGGACGACATCGACGACGAGGAGCACGCGATCGGTCTCGACCGCCTGGAATCGATCTGTGAGGCCGTCTCGATCCCGGTCGTCGGGATCGGCGGCGTCGACGCGAGCAACGCAGCCATGGTCGCAGCCACAGGAGCGGACGGCGTCGCCGTCATCACGGCGATCACGGGAGCCACAGACCCGGAAGCGGCGACGCGGGCGCTGGGCGACGCGGTCGAAACGGGGCGACGGCGCTGA
- a CDS encoding sensor histidine kinase, giving the protein MGKLVAAVGSIAAGPRETTLLIVGGRPPEVEALSSQLTERFDSLSVSALSDLTVTVEAVGVANVDVVVLDCPDLSAVDTTYPSELVAETTTVAVVDPEDRQSAPDEATVVERRGDWLERLDAWLRSQMSPDAETAADSRAQYERLLERQNHRLKEFTEIISHDLRNPLQVVSSRAELARETGDDSHLEAIVETADRMETFLDDLLDLASQGTIVGDPEAVALDAAARNAWAQIDTAEATLACHDPGCVVADPGRLRSLLANLFSNAVVHAGPDVTVTVGRLPDGFFVADDGPGVPQDERDSVFEHGHTSSEDGTGFGLSIVRSIASAHGWEVRLAEMDYPARPGGACFEITGVERPPADDDGVDRSSIEDTAFERPPTGDDC; this is encoded by the coding sequence ATGGGGAAGCTGGTCGCCGCCGTGGGTTCGATCGCCGCGGGACCGCGAGAGACGACGCTGCTGATCGTCGGTGGTCGGCCGCCCGAGGTGGAGGCGCTCTCCTCACAGCTCACAGAGCGCTTCGATTCACTCTCGGTCAGTGCCCTCTCGGATCTGACCGTGACGGTCGAGGCCGTTGGGGTCGCGAACGTCGACGTCGTGGTCCTCGACTGTCCCGATCTCTCGGCGGTCGACACGACCTATCCGTCCGAACTCGTGGCCGAGACGACGACAGTGGCCGTCGTCGACCCCGAGGATCGCCAGTCGGCTCCCGACGAGGCGACGGTCGTCGAGCGCCGCGGCGACTGGCTGGAGCGACTCGACGCCTGGCTCCGCTCGCAGATGTCGCCGGACGCGGAGACAGCGGCCGATTCGCGTGCGCAGTACGAGCGCTTGCTCGAACGGCAGAACCACCGTCTCAAGGAATTTACCGAGATCATCTCTCACGACCTGCGGAACCCGCTGCAGGTCGTCAGTAGCCGGGCCGAACTGGCCCGCGAGACCGGCGACGACTCCCACCTGGAGGCGATCGTCGAGACCGCAGATCGCATGGAGACGTTTCTCGACGATCTGCTCGATCTCGCCAGCCAGGGGACGATCGTCGGCGATCCCGAAGCAGTCGCGCTCGACGCGGCGGCGCGGAACGCCTGGGCCCAGATCGACACCGCCGAGGCCACACTGGCGTGTCACGACCCGGGTTGTGTCGTCGCCGACCCCGGTCGCCTCCGGAGCCTGTTGGCGAACCTCTTTTCGAACGCAGTGGTCCACGCCGGCCCGGACGTGACCGTCACTGTCGGTCGGCTCCCGGACGGGTTTTTCGTCGCCGATGACGGCCCTGGCGTTCCCCAGGACGAGCGCGACTCCGTCTTCGAGCACGGGCACACCTCAAGCGAGGACGGGACCGGCTTCGGACTCTCTATCGTCCGGTCGATCGCCAGTGCTCACGGCTGGGAGGTTCGACTGGCCGAGATGGACTATCCCGCCCGGCCCGGCGGTGCGTGTTTCGAGATCACGGGAGTCGAGCGCCCACCCGCCGACGATGACGGTGTCGACCGATCCTCGATCGAGGACACGGCTTTCGAGCGACCGCCGACCGGAGACGATTGCTGA
- a CDS encoding YkgJ family cysteine cluster protein: MSADSPRRVTIHGDKEVVVDFPPDLTFECVDDCTWCCYHGVLLYEQDFFELANHASLGDSTIERKGKDFIKREEKDREEHVDVDGQACYFLREDGLCELHAEHDWKPARCSTFPLEITVEDGDIHVGIREKAHEHCEGLDVSERRVIDNLEAFIPEVLWELDDPTTRKKLG; encoded by the coding sequence GTGAGCGCCGACAGCCCACGCCGCGTGACGATCCACGGCGACAAGGAGGTCGTCGTGGACTTCCCGCCCGACCTCACCTTCGAGTGCGTCGACGACTGCACTTGGTGTTGTTATCACGGCGTGTTGCTGTACGAGCAGGACTTTTTCGAACTCGCGAATCACGCCAGCCTCGGCGATTCGACCATCGAGCGCAAGGGCAAGGACTTCATCAAGCGCGAGGAGAAGGATCGCGAGGAACACGTCGACGTCGACGGCCAGGCCTGCTACTTCCTCCGGGAGGACGGCCTCTGTGAACTCCACGCCGAACACGACTGGAAGCCCGCTCGCTGTTCGACCTTCCCCCTCGAGATCACCGTCGAAGACGGCGACATCCACGTCGGCATCCGCGAGAAGGCCCACGAACACTGCGAGGGACTGGACGTCAGCGAGCGCCGGGTGATCGACAACCTCGAAGCCTTTATTCCCGAGGTGCTGTGGGAACTGGACGATCCGACGACCCGGAAGAAACTCGGCTGA